CCGGGGCGGACGTCTCCCATCAACCGCATCCGATGGGCCTACGCGTTGTCCCGCGCGTGGGTTAGCATCCCCGCATGGGACGATTGACCTTCAGCATCAACGTCACCCTGGACGGCTGCGTCGATCACCGAGAGGGGACATCCGACGACGAGACGCTCGCCTTCTTCACCCGCCTGATGGACGCGAGCGGGGCAATGCTTTGGGGTCGCGTCACCTACGAGATGATGGAGCGCTACTGGCCCGGGGTCGCCCGCGGCGACGTGGAGGCGCCGCCGTCGATACGCGCGTGGGCGGTCAAGCTGGAGACCAAGACGAAATACGTCGTGTCCGCGACGCGAACGGCCTTCCCGTGGACCAACAGCCACCGTGTCGCCGGCAACCTGCGCACGAGCGTGCAGACGCTCAAGGACGCGACCCCAGGGGGCCTGCTCCTCGGTAGCGGCAAGCTCGCGACCGCGCTGGACCAACTGGATCTCATCGACGAGTACAGATTCCTCGTCCACCCGAGGATCGCCGGTCATGGACCGACCCTCTACCAGGATGGGCTGCTGAGCACGCGACGGCTCGAACTGATCTCGGCCACGCCGCTCCGCTGCGGCGCGGTCGCCGTCCACTACCGACGCGACCGCTCGGTCACAGCGGCCTCGTCACGCCCCCTCCGGAACCCTACGCCTCCCACCGCGACTGGCCATCCCGGGCGCGGCCTGGCCCCATAGCGCCGCAGATTGCGTGCGGCTGTTCGCGGATGCGCGGCATCCGGGGCCGACGGGGTTGCGGAGGCACGTGTGCAGCCGACCGCCGGAGCTGAGGGCGTCACCGCAGCCGAGACTCGAGCGTGCGGCCGATCGCTCACTCGCCCCCCTTTACGGACATCAGGCTCTCACGGTCGATCTCCGGCATTTTCGCCATCTGATCGAGGGGCACCAGCGCCATCACCTGACCGGCCGGCATCTTGATGACGTTGACGTGCTTGCCGGTGGTCTTGTCAGTCGCCATCGCGACCATGAGCTGCATCGGCTCGAACGGCGTGACGACGAAATCGTGCCCCCAGGCGCCGATGAGACTCGACAAGGAGGACGCGGCCACGCCCGTGCCGGCGAGGAGAGCGACGGCCGGCAGAATCGCACGCATCATGATGAATCCCTCCCGGTTCGATCGACGGGATTTCGCCGGCCTCGGCGATGCAGTTACCGGGACTGGATCATCATCGTCCGTCCCGTAACAATGAAGCGACAGCGACCGAAGGGCGGTAGGGCGGGAAGGACGTGCGATGACGGCGTATGCGACCCGACTGATGCGGCACGCGTCGGTGCCCCCGATCCGGAGGCGGGCGTGATGACCGTCCGCCGCAGGACGTGGCAGGGCAAGCGGCGGCACGCCGTCTACCGGGGAGCCCTCGGCCTCAATCGTGGCGTCCTGTACGCGTTGCGGGCCGCCGCCAAGATTGCTGGCGCGCTCGTCCTCGGTGCGTTTGGCATCCTGTTCCTGAACTACGTCGTGCTCTCGACCGATCAGGCGCAAGCCTATCGCAACCTCGACCCGAGCCTTGCCGAATGCCGCGATGGGCTCGCGACGGGTTGGACGATCCTGGCCGATACGGGTCGCGACACGTTGCGGGCCGCGATGGTGTCCGACGGCGACGGCTGGGTCGACGCTAGCAACGATGAAGACGCGGTCATCGCGACGGATGCGCGTTGGGCGACGCGGCTGCGCTGCGTGCTTCAGCGCCATGTTGTCCCGGCCCGCGAGGCCGGCCGACAGGACCTCTCATACCACCTCGGCTTCATCGAGTTCCAGGAGGATGGCGAACCCTACGCGCTGGTCTCTCGCGAGGGGGCGAGCGACACGGCCATCGACAGCGCGATGCTTCGCCACGCCATGGACACCGAGATGCGCGCCAAGGGCGTGTCGGCCACGACGATCAAGCCCGTCATCACGCAGCTGGACGCCCTGAAGAAACATCTCTCGACCGGGTCCCACTACGTGATCGCATTCGTCCACGGCTGGCGGCACGATGCGCGGATCGGCGACGGCAACGTGGCAGACCTGCGCCTCTATGCGGCCCACGCCGCCCGTTTCCTTGCACAGCGCTGTCGGAGCGACCCCGGCGTCTGCGACATGGATGTCACGGCGATCTATGTCGGCTGGCGCGGAGCGCGGGTCGACGAGCGCGGCCTGCGGCTCTGGTTAGGCGACACGATCGGTGGCTTCTTCGGAAACCTGTCGGCTGGCGCCACCCTGTTCGATCGAAAGCCGGTGAGCGAGGCCATCGCGCCCGCGGCGATCTCAGCCCTCCGCACGCTGGAGACGACGCTCAGCGCGCCGGGCACGCACAACAAGCTGATCGTCGCCGGGCACAGCCTCGGCGGCAACATGCTGGCGAGCGGACTCAAGGATGACATGGTCAAGGCGGTGCGCCGGCACCGATTCGGCGAAACGCTGCCGCCGGTCCTCGGCAACCTCGTCGTCCTGATCAACCCCGCGTCCGAGGCGAGCAAGTGGACGGCAATCCAGCGCGAGGTCTGGATGAAATTGGCCGACCATGCCGACGCACACACGCCGGCTTCAGAGGTTGAGCGCGATGACGGGTACTTTCCGTCCGACCAGCGGCCAGTCCTGATGTCGGTGACCGCGGCTCTCGCCTTCCCGGCGGGCGGCCTTCGGCCTGGAGACTGCGCGTGGATCGGCCTCGATGTCGACGATGCCTTCGCCGCCGAACGCCGCAAGATCCGGGGCCGGCTCGCGGCGACCGACAGCATGTTCGATGCGGGCGTCGATTACGACTGGGCCACGCACGACCTGTTCCCCACCTTCAAGTTCGATTTCCGCCCGGCCGCAGGCTATCTCGACCGTGTGGCGGCTCGGTTCGAAGGCCGTCAGCCCCGCGGCGAAAGCTGCAGCCCGCCGCCGCCCATCGATCTCGGAGCCGCGTTGCTGACGCTGCCGCTGCGCACCCTGTCGCTGCTGGCGGCCACGTTCCCGTTCCAGAACACCACGCGCGAGGATTCGCACACCATCGGCAACCTCGATCCGCCCCGGCCCGCGGCGGGCGTGCTCGCCGATGCTCAGCCTTCGGCTGCGCCCTTCGGCACAACCCACGAGTTGCTCGGCCTCGACGCGCCGGGCCTCGAGCGGCACCACCCCTATGCCACCCTCGCCGATGCCGACATCGACTGCCCGCGCTCAGATCACTGGCTGACGCGAGCCCGGACCGCGCGCGCGGCCCGGCGCGGCACCTTCTGGGACAGCGCCGA
The sequence above is drawn from the Methylobacterium mesophilicum SR1.6/6 genome and encodes:
- a CDS encoding dihydrofolate reductase family protein, with product MGRLTFSINVTLDGCVDHREGTSDDETLAFFTRLMDASGAMLWGRVTYEMMERYWPGVARGDVEAPPSIRAWAVKLETKTKYVVSATRTAFPWTNSHRVAGNLRTSVQTLKDATPGGLLLGSGKLATALDQLDLIDEYRFLVHPRIAGHGPTLYQDGLLSTRRLELISATPLRCGAVAVHYRRDRSVTAASSRPLRNPTPPTATGHPGRGLAP